In one window of Hevea brasiliensis isolate MT/VB/25A 57/8 chromosome 10, ASM3005281v1, whole genome shotgun sequence DNA:
- the LOC110651857 gene encoding ranBP2-type zinc finger protein At1g67325 isoform X1 encodes MSQVDNRNSSAAKRARTDGSRREDDWTCPSCGNVNFSFRTTCNMRNCTQPRPADHNSKSAAKLVQPPQNYSSSAPYIGSGAHSSMYMGVPPYGSSLFTGSSIPPYDVPFSGGSAYHYNYSSRLSAGSPYRPLHLSGPPPYSGGSMMGNGGMYGMPPLMDRYGLGMPMGPAALGPRPGFFPDDKSLKKGADATRDNDWTCPKCGNINFSFRTVCNMRKCNTPKPGSQAAKSEKNSKQKMPDGSWKCEKCNNINYPFRTKCNRQNCGAEKPAESKKSPSPAADENDQG; translated from the exons ATGTCTCAG GTCGATAACAGAAATTCCTCTGCAGCCAAGCGGGCTAGAACAGACG GTAGTCGCAGGGAAGATGATTGGACTTGTCCAAGTTGTGGCAATgtcaatttttcatttaggacAACTTGCAATATGCGTAATTGCACCCAACCCAGGCCGGCTGATCATAACTCA AAATCTGCTGCCAAGCTAGTGCAACCCCCACAGAATTACTCATCTTCAGCTCCTTATATAGGTTCTGGTGCACATTCTTCAATGTATATGGGTGTCCCACCATATGGATCGTCCCTTTTCACTGGATCTTCTATTCCTCCATATGATGTTCCATTTTCTGGGGGTTCAGCTTATCATTATAATTACAGTAGCCGCCTTTCTGCTGGCAGCCCTTATAGGCCGCTCCATTTGTCTGGACCACCACCATATTCGGGTGGATCTATGATGGGGAATG gtgggatgtatggtatGCCACCCTTGATGGACCGGTATGGTTTAGGTATGCCAATGGGCCCTGCTGCTTTG GGGCCTAGGCCAGGCTTCTTTCCTGATGATAAATCTCTAAAAAAGGGTGCAG ATGCAACACGTGATAATGACTGGACATGTCCAAAATGTGGGAATATCAACTTCTCTTTTAGAACTGTTTGTAACATGAGGAAGTGCAATACACCAAAGCCAGGATCCCAG GCTGCAAAGTCAGAGAAAAATTCCA AACAAAAAATGCCTGACGGAAGCTGGAAGTGCGAGAAATGCAACAACATAAACTATCCATTTAGGACCAAGTGCAATAGACAGAATTGTGGGGCTGAGAAACCTGCTGAATCAAAGAAGTCCCCTTCACCAGCGGCAGATGAGAATGATCAG GGCTGA
- the LOC110651857 gene encoding ranBP2-type zinc finger protein At1g67325 isoform X2, with protein MSQVDNRNSSAAKRARTDGSRREDDWTCPSCGNVNFSFRTTCNMRNCTQPRPADHNSKSAAKLVQPPQNYSSSAPYIGSGAHSSMYMGVPPYGSSLFTGSSIPPYDVPFSGGSAYHYNYSSRLSAGSPYRPLHLSGPPPYSGGSMMGNGGMYGMPPLMDRYGLGMPMGPAALGPRPGFFPDDKSLKKGADATRDNDWTCPKCGNINFSFRTVCNMRKCNTPKPGSQAAKSEKNSKQKMPDGSWKCEKCNNINYPFRTKCNRQNCGAEKPAESKKSPSPAADENDQ; from the exons ATGTCTCAG GTCGATAACAGAAATTCCTCTGCAGCCAAGCGGGCTAGAACAGACG GTAGTCGCAGGGAAGATGATTGGACTTGTCCAAGTTGTGGCAATgtcaatttttcatttaggacAACTTGCAATATGCGTAATTGCACCCAACCCAGGCCGGCTGATCATAACTCA AAATCTGCTGCCAAGCTAGTGCAACCCCCACAGAATTACTCATCTTCAGCTCCTTATATAGGTTCTGGTGCACATTCTTCAATGTATATGGGTGTCCCACCATATGGATCGTCCCTTTTCACTGGATCTTCTATTCCTCCATATGATGTTCCATTTTCTGGGGGTTCAGCTTATCATTATAATTACAGTAGCCGCCTTTCTGCTGGCAGCCCTTATAGGCCGCTCCATTTGTCTGGACCACCACCATATTCGGGTGGATCTATGATGGGGAATG gtgggatgtatggtatGCCACCCTTGATGGACCGGTATGGTTTAGGTATGCCAATGGGCCCTGCTGCTTTG GGGCCTAGGCCAGGCTTCTTTCCTGATGATAAATCTCTAAAAAAGGGTGCAG ATGCAACACGTGATAATGACTGGACATGTCCAAAATGTGGGAATATCAACTTCTCTTTTAGAACTGTTTGTAACATGAGGAAGTGCAATACACCAAAGCCAGGATCCCAG GCTGCAAAGTCAGAGAAAAATTCCA AACAAAAAATGCCTGACGGAAGCTGGAAGTGCGAGAAATGCAACAACATAAACTATCCATTTAGGACCAAGTGCAATAGACAGAATTGTGGGGCTGAGAAACCTGCTGAATCAAAGAAGTCCCCTTCACCAGCGGCAGATGAGAATGATCAG TGA